The Myxocyprinus asiaticus isolate MX2 ecotype Aquarium Trade chromosome 36, UBuf_Myxa_2, whole genome shotgun sequence genome segment GACAAATGCTGTACATTAGGTTGTTGTCAAGCTCAGAAAGAGTCTTCAGCCACACCTTATATCAGGAAACTCCAAATGTCATAGCTCTTCAggaaggaaatgttttttttttacttcttgaaGATTGATAAACTGAGGATGTATTTTTAGGTTAATAGATTTAGTAACAGTGAACAGATGAACTTCCCAAGAGGATGCTATTCTATTTTTACTTAATTGTTGAGAGATAAAACCTAATTGTATCATTTGTATTGTGGGTGTGGTAACCcaatacatccacagatagcaGCAGAGCCCTGTATTTATGGATGCATACAAGAATGGTCCACTCATGTGGTCTCCAGTGAGATGTATTCTGAAAAGAACAAATGCCATTTCCACAACTGTTTCCATTCTGAGATGTTTACAAGCACATAAATAAGGATTTCTTCTCCTTTTAGGATTATCCATGTCTGCCTGAGCTTTAGCCTAATATTTTACTGTCTAGAACATTCATATTTTAATGCCAATGTTTACTTACACTAGCACACAAGAAACCTCAATTTGTGGACTTGTGCATTCACTATAATTATCTTGAGAAGGTTTTTCAGTTTCTACAGTATATCCATTTTCTGTATAGAAGCAATGGTATTACTGTCAATTGTTGAGATTTATGCAAATAAACTGGACTTCTACGTACAAAAAAGGACTTAGCTGCAGGCTGATACAAGCAGATGGTAGGAACTTAAATAAAGTGAAAGCTAAAATACTGGATCTGATTCTGCTTTAGGCTAAAGTAGAGGGTCTGGATCTTCTTTAGGCCGCAGTAAAGGGTCTGATTCTGCTTTAGGCTGGGCTTTAGAGTTTAATTTTGCTTTAGGCTGGATTGGACAGTATGATtaatctttaaaatgtattagatGGTCTGATTCTACTTTATGCAGTAAAGGGTCTAAATCTGCTTTAGGCAGGACTAGATCATCTAGTATCTATGTCTTTTGACTGGAATAGAAGGTCTGATTATCCTTTATGCTGGAGTAAAAGGTCTCATTCTGTGAGTCTGATTTGTTTTAAGACATGATTTGAGGATCTGATTCTACTTTGCGGTGGAGTAAAGGGTTTGATTCTGCTTTGGGCTGGACTAGTGAGTCTGATTCTGCTTTAGACTGGACAAGAGACTCTGATTCATCTTTAGACTAGATTAGAGGGTCTGATCCTACTTTATGCCGAAAAGGCCCTAATTCTGCTTTCAGGTGAAGCAAGGGGTCTGATTTGGCCTGGACTAGAGAGACTGATTTTGCTTTAGGCTGAAATAGAGTGTCTGATACTGCTGTAGGCTGAAGTAAAGGGTCTACATCTGCTTTAGACTGTATTAGAGGGTCTGATTCGACTTTATGCTGGAGTAAATAGCATGATTCTGCTTTAGGGCGAAGCAAGGGGTCTGTTTCTGCTTTAGGCTGGACTAGAGAGTCTGATTCATCTTTAGACTAGATTAGGGGGTCTGACTTTACTTTATGCTGGAGAAAATGGCCTGATTCTGCTTTATGCTGGATTAGAGAGTCTGATTCACCTTTAGACTAGATTAGAGGGTCTGATTCTACTTTATGCTGGAGTAAAGGGGCTGATTCTGCTTTCGGGTGAAGCAAGGGGTCTGTTTAGGCTAGAGTATAGGGTCTGAATTTTATTTACACTCACGTTAAAAAACTGATTTTAAGTGCGAGTAGAACATCTGATTCTTCTTTAGGGCTTGACTGTTCTAGTGGCTATAAAGGGAGCGGCAGACACAGCTGAACATGAGAGGATAGAGAGAGAGGTGGAAACCTGATGCTACAGGAATGACCCACGAAGAAGAAATAGACATGCTGGACAATCCGTGCATTCCACTTATTACTGCTTGGGCACACAGATGAGGGACAGATGTTTATGTACAAAACCTTTTCTCCTTAGACAAGTTTTGCATAATCATAGTAAATTGCACCCAGACTGTACACATGCTTTGGAAGAACAGCAAAAAAACGATTCCACAAACTCAATTGAAGGAAAACAATGCTTAGACAAAAATTTATAATTTGACTGTCTGTTGTCCATTACACTGAGTTTGTCACCCTAGTGTAGCCTACATATGGTGTACATATGGAACATTCCAAAGCCAGTATAACACACTacatattaaaacaaaacatctgCCACAACATTCTTCATCAGTCCCACAGTCCCACACAACATTCCCACAGTATGCTATTGATTTTCAGTTGATGGAAGAAGGTATTGTCTAAACAGTCTAAGCTTTTGTCTTGTAATCAATGTCTCTTTTCAGTGTGAATCACGAATATGtgcaaaacaagagaaaaatattTCCTGTAATGCAGGACTAATGCAAACACTaacttttttttccacacaagCATGGGGCTTTTAAAGCCATAAAATGCAGGTATTACAGAGTTAATGGACCTACTAGTAAGCTGCCTTGTTTTGGCCTTGGGACATCTAAAGAGAATCAATATCAGGTACCGGTATCCTGCTAAGAGCTTTTAGGAACAGAATCTTCATTATGTGATTACACGATGCATTAAGGGTTTCAAGCAGGCTGACAGTCCATGAATTCTCCAGTGCTCAATATCCATGATACAACTGTCAAACCTTTCAATGCAAAATATTGGCAACAACAAGAGTTCATTACGAACTGATATTTTGTGTTCGTTTTTTTGCTGACTCTTCCCAGCAATGGCGATATCAATAATAAATGTCCAAGTGCACATCTCTCATCATCTGTAATTTAAAAGGTATTGTCCAAAGTTGAATATAACAGTGCAACTAAATCTACTGTGATCGATCGATAATGGCAGATGAGATAGAAGACAAAGACCTGCTTATTGCTAGTTGTAGTTCGAGGTTCTTTCCCTGCAtgagcaatttatttttattttttttctataaagcTCAAACTCCCTTAAGTGGTTTCAGGAATAAGTAAATGCACTAATGTATTGAAAtggtttctctctgtctctctgtactGCAGTTTGGATCCAGGCAGTCCAAGCTCTCATGATCCTGTCAATCATCTTCAGCTTCCTGTCTCTCCTCCTGTTCTTCTGCCAGCTATTCACACTCCAAAAGGGTGGACGCTTCTTCCTTACTGGAGCATTCCAGATCCTTGCTAGTGAGTATCATGACATTACAGTACCAGTCTGAACACAACTGACTAAATTTGTGTTTCTTATGATCTAATAAACCTTATGATCTAAAgtattatatttaaatgttgaaaatttgttttgtagacaaattattttatgcCTACATTTGAATCccttaacaacaacaacaacaaaaaataataataaaaattattaaaaaataaaaaaaataaaaaaattaaacatcgaAATGGATGATTTGGACTGGATAGTGGAAAGGAAAAGCAGCTAACAAGTACCcacatacatgggaactccttcaatactgtcaAAAAGCATCCCAGATAAATACATCAAGAAGTTGTTTATGAATGCCCACATTTTAGGCTAAAATATAagatatgtttgtttttgtttaacatTTGCTCACTGCTGTACATAATCTCCATAtatccatttttgtttttactgtatttcttgtgattaacactttttttattgattcccatacataatacaaaacaaagaataatattaatgaacagaatcaacaattatcccctttttaacccccattaattcCCTACCCAACCCAACCCCATCctaaccctcaacaaatatcACTGTGGTCAAGCCAGAGTTAcacatacaattaaaaaaaaaataaaaaataaaaaaattgtttgtttgttttttttgagaaaataataataataataataaaaaagaaaataataataataataatatatatatatatatatatatatatatatatatatatatatatatatatatatatatatatatataacaattgctaaataaagagagaaaaggaaaaatcCACAAAGGATACAATTTACAATTTTGACCATAAACatttttctctccacatggttaTTCCAGCGAGAGATTATACACTGacgcctcatgaccttttccaaaggctatgagcaccatacaaagagtgtctgcagccttagggggctgtgtactaccaccaaaaatagtacaaagtaataCTGTATTTCTAAATAGCAGAAACTAgttttaataaagaatgagtagttgTGCTGAAATATGCGACTGCAGTACAGAATATGAACGATGGAAAAAGAtcgatttgtttttttgtaaatggtAATGAGGCTGGCACAACATGCTGACATTCTCATGCAGTGTTAATGGACCCAAAGTACACACAGTACAAATGAAAGAGAGCAGTGAAAGGCAAATTACAACAGTAAATTGCTTAATTGCATACGTGTTTGAGCTTGTTATACTGTACACACCTGGCTCAGGTCATCTGAGATCAATTGCCATTTATTAATAAAAGATCAAAACCTTCCTCATAATGATTTTCTGATATGGAGATCTAAGGGACATCTACTGATCTCCTCTGTTTCTATGGAGGTGCATATGCCTTTATTCTGCTAGATGAAAAGACTTGGCCTTGGCCTTGTTAATCTAATGAGGCCTGTCAACTCTTATTAAACAGCAGACAATGCAGAAAACCCTTTAATGTGCTCTGCCGTGGACAGACTTCCTGCAGATAATGTGGTTATAATTTCGTAAGATTAAATACTGCAGCATGCGGAATTACAGATAGGCAAGGTCACCAAACACAGAACATTCACCTAACGTTAGTGTATGGTTccatttggttattttttggCAAATCGATTCctaacattctcagaatgttctttttagattttattttgtataaccataaactaacattgtTTAACATTCCCAAAAGAACCAAAAATTGTTTGCCGGGAGGTCACCTAAATGAGCGGTGTCTCTCTTCATTTACCACAAACAGTGTAAAGGGATCAAATATAGAAAGATGAGTTTTGCAGCCATTTTCTGTAACTGGAAATGCAATTTATGTCAAATTATAGCTCTCATTATGAacgttaaattacattttagagtcTTTAGGCTGTATTGAAGATGGAATATTATTGTAGATCATTACGGTTCTTGGATGATGAATGGCTCTGTGGGCGCCATCAAGGCTGCTTGATCTTTCGGAAGATACTGAGGGCTTTTAGGGCTCTTGTCAGTAGCTCACGTTGGATAGGAAGGGCACTCTAATTGAAAGCTAAATGTCATGGGAATGCTGAGGGTGTAAACAGCACAAAGCAAGACAGTTACAGGTGCCCACTGGATTGGCACCGGATACATGGCCGCTGCCACAAGATAAAATGTCAAGACTGGCACTCTGGGGGTGGTTTGTGGTCTGCCTGACAGTAAGTAACATTCTGAAAGTGCCTTGTCATGTTTCCTTCCTCTCACGAAGACGTTAtagagatagttcacctaaaaatgaaaattcataatttatttaccctcatgttgttccaaacccacatgacttcctttcttccacggaacacaaaagcagacatTACGCAGAATGACGGCCCTCTGTCCCAATTCTCTTTCATTGAACGGTGGTTGAGGCTAACATCCTACCTActaaattgttttgtgttccatggaagaaaggaagtgcaacaggtttggaacaatatgagggtgagtaaaatgatgCCAGAAAATATTTTAGGGTGAATTATCACTTTAACAGTTATAAGAATAGGGCAGATACAGCATTAGTTTGGGGACTGTTAAGTTTTCAAGACATTTTGTGGTCTGGAGATTATATTTAGTGTCTAATAATGTGTAAtgaaaaatgacagtactctgcaccaatgggtgggtgaaataccaattacaGTGTTGaaagatctcacaagagaaacaagcgacctgatctggaaaaacaagcccaaatatgCCAGTTGCCTCACCAAAATTAGCgaaaataagcaatttttttttttcctgtgtggtggattgaTCGGcgtagaaatcataacaagcagttaattaacagtgaagtataattttatttaaagatctcagtcaaaacccggcagcatcaaatctgtattaatgcatcatctCTAACAATAATTCATTGAAGActtagaaacaactgagaaatatacctctaataatattttccttgtatctggattagccatgcatgcatactgtatttagtatttatacatagttgtcttcattcacagaatgcaacatccacaatgggcagttagccaaagaaatgtgtgatgcagcagtttcattcaggatcaaagcacgtttcattttttcaggcaacgtgaagtggtgtagttccaaaaatttactgtgataaaccctttggcctttagtttcataaaaaaaaaaaaataaataaataaaaaaaaaatcagaacaaatttaaccggttataaccggttaccagcatttaaaaataacgttttcactccggaacaattgaaattCTCTCAACCCAATTTAAATGAGGTGCCATTGcattttaaaggagtcatgacatgccttttttattattattttaaaatgttaggttcacttaaaatattagtaaagtttttgcccaaaaaaaataaaataaaaacatatatctgtaaaacatgatcattgtccaccctcattttgaccctctgtcagaaacgctctgttttggatctgcttctcctttaagacttgaaagTAAATACCCACTTTTATGTTTGTCTCTcggctcttgactgacctgctctctccttgccatctcactgctcaccactactgggcggggctacggagGTGATAAgttaaagtaggcgttgatgtgttgttttggaggcggtcagatgcaaatgcctaccacagtgtgacatcacaatgtggatgAAGTAGAGAACGaattgttttggcagcttggtttcaacaaatgctttttttgcagtgagaaggaagttttgagttccaAAACGTAGTACATTTTCAGAGTGcggtatgtcaaaagatcaaggaaaatttgatccatcatatcatgacccctttaaacagtattgaatgagttCCCATATGCTGACTTATTTTCTTTTACTATCTGTTCCAACACCTGTATAGATAagttttttaaagacatttgtttgtattttggtctCTATTTCATTTCTAACTAGCTAATGTTTCTTATCCTCTACTCCCCCAGGTCTGTTCGTTATGAGTGGAGCTATTATTTATACAGTAATGAATGGCGAGTGGGTCCATCCATCAGAGTCCTTTGGCTTTTGCTACATCCTGGCCTGGGTAGCCTTCCCTCTGGCACTCATAAGTGGTTTAATCTACGTCATCTTGAGAAAACGAGAGTGAGGTGGCAACCTTCTGTGGCCGCAATCGTGTAAAGCTCTTAAGCCAATGTATCGCTCTGCACCCACAGAGAAGTGAAATCACCTAGTATCTTCATCCGGGGTGGTCATTCAAAATCAACTCAACTGCCACcccaaaaatacaaaatcaataCTGTCATAATTTGAAGATGTATATAGTATCTATGGTTAAAACCTATTTATAACACTTTTTACATATATGTAAATAGTATTTTATGTTTGCTCTGTTGACAAAGAACCTCGGAAAAGTTTTTCTTTACGCTAATTAAGTGCCTAGAGTGTGTTTTTGTCACAGAAACTTGCATAATTAGccataatgtgtgtttgtgtgtcattttcTTTCCTTATAAGGccaaaaatacatatacaaaGTTGCTTTGAGGTATTTTAAACAAAGTGCATGTATTAAATTATAGGGACAGTGAAAGAAGTGTTTCCAATGAAGCTGCATTGAGAATTTGTAAAGAAAACCATGTTTaggaaagctgttttttttcttctaatatttttaaagctttgtttttctgttttccaACAAAAATGGTGCTATGTATTTACCATTCCTTTAACTATAGccatttagcttttatttagaAGGACATAACATGACTGAAAGCCACAactagaacacatttgaatacatatttaaatatattgtgtttGTGCCTATACAatgctgtatatactgtacagtactactcactaaaaattttaattttataataaaacaaaatatgttctGAGTAACACATGACTTGGTTATAAATGTAGTTTTGGGAGATGTGATGGAGGAATTGTACTAACAACTGTCTAGGGTAGAATAGTTTTAGTGGGATTTAGAAAGTTACTTTTAAGAGCAGCATTAGCAGCAGGATTTGAGAAAGGCAGTAATTCATTTAGTCCGTGTAACAAATGTTGCTTGTTTGTAAAGTGTTTGGTGAGTTTGATCACCTGTTAGCCTTGTGATGTCAGCACAATCAGGGCATTACATAATTAAACACTGCATATTCAAATCCAACTacagaataaaaaatatgaaatgaaatataAATGAAGGAACATGAAATAgtggtacatgttttttttttttttttttttctccaagtaCACCAATCTGACAACATATAGCCCTTTTGTATTTTAGTTAATCGATCGTGAAAAAACATATACTAAAGCATCAAAGTGGCAGTATTGTTGGGAAAAAATGTGTTATGGACTGGCACGATGGTGGTACATTTTGCATGCATTGGCAACACTTTTCAATACTTGAAACATAACATGCTGCAATATCTACCATCTTGTGATGTTCTTGTTCTACTGAAACGCATAACTCACAGTAACTCACGGCATACTAAAAGAGAATTCAACGTATTACTTATAATTTCGAAATTGTCACGTTTATTACAGGATCAGATTAATTCATCTGCAACAGCGAAAACAATATTGTTTTGTTATGATGAACTGAACATGTCTGTTTTCATTGTTGAAATGGATACTCTGTTGGTCAAATGGCCCGAAGAATGTTTAAATGACTAAATCCCCTTTCAGATTGTATTCTGTGACTGAACAAAGTGGCA includes the following:
- the pmp22b gene encoding peripheral myelin protein 22b, yielding MLLLLLGIVILHIAALVLLFVSTIVSAWVVNPTSSSDLWTNCTTINADYKCDPANSGVWIQAVQALMILSIIFSFLSLLLFFCQLFTLQKGGRFFLTGAFQILASLFVMSGAIIYTVMNGEWVHPSESFGFCYILAWVAFPLALISGLIYVILRKRE